Proteins from a single region of Aythya fuligula isolate bAytFul2 chromosome 3, bAytFul2.pri, whole genome shotgun sequence:
- the C3H6orf120 gene encoding UPF0669 protein C6orf120 homolog has protein sequence MAARWRRVLVIFVAAQVLFVAKTFEEEDVPEEWLLLHVVQGQIGAGNYSYLRLNHEGKIVLQMQSLKGDADLYVSDITLHPSFDEYELQSVTCGQDVVHVPAHFRRPVGIGIYGHPSHLESEFEMKVYYDRTVVQYPFGEASYNPEEMEANQKYSHTTEDESQDEESVFWTILIGILKLILEILF, from the coding sequence ATGGCAGCACGCTGGAGGAGAGTCCTGGTAATATTTGTGGCAGCTCAAGTACTATTTGTGGCAAAGACCTTTGAGGAAGAGGATGTACCTGAAGAATGGCTGCTTCTTCACGTTGTTCAAGGTCAGATTGGAGCGGGAAACTACAGCTACTTGAGACTCAATCACGAGGGAAAGATAGTACTTCAGATGCAGAGTTTAAAAGGCGATGCGGATTTGTACGTATCTGATATAACTCTTCACCCCAGCTTTGACGAGTACGAGTTACAGTCCGTAACTTGTGGCCAAGATGTTGTCCACGTACCAGCACACTTCCGCCGCCCGGTGGGAATAGGGATTTATGGTCACCCCTCTCACCTGGAGAGTGAGTTTGAAATGAAGGTCTACTACGATCGAACAGTTGTACAGTATCCTTTTGGTGAGGCTTCTTACAACCCAGAGGAGATGGAGGCAAACCAGAAATACTCACACACCACAGAAGATGAATCTCAGGATGAAGAGTCTGTTTTCTGGACTATACTTATTGGAATCTTGAAATTAAtacttgaaattcttttttaa